A section of the Pseudomonas lini genome encodes:
- a CDS encoding HDOD domain-containing protein codes for MANETNVPTPKPTTLEGWVKLLDGVRLPVPQASHDRVSKAIRDNRSSLRDIAELMQDSPALALSVIREANRHTHGSMTEPAENLEVAINRLGLKRTEELLERLPAESESQIPVALRQLQLISQHATQQANGFFAGRLARLWQDIHWGSLLFLSPLWPMALTHPQLLEEWELRVIHQGESARKVEKQLFGVRLLEICLALVDTWRLPIWVQQGYRLLRSEQRELVKVLRIARDSDHPLRQQNRLDDDPTLRRWLNQPANTVLLANGLALSAQQAWDSPHCERWQYLASLYLQMPMDEVQQQLHQQAANSARHHAMPDLWHPAEALIWPSGMNRVHAGLLPAPAPTAEDLAKWRKQCAELLVEPSRFTNAMHLTTSARDALVACGMRRVMILMADRTHANLRVHQTAGLPKEVAGLNLVVNQSTVLQRLLAQQAQVRQTPANNAQFSALLPASLRKQFSGEHLLLRSLVNNGRVIMIVVADQGGGPFSEITVQAFGKTAQCIEKALHSFSHR; via the coding sequence ATGGCTAACGAAACGAACGTCCCAACGCCAAAACCAACCACGCTCGAAGGCTGGGTCAAGCTTCTCGATGGTGTGCGCCTGCCGGTTCCGCAAGCCAGTCACGATCGGGTCAGCAAAGCCATCCGCGATAACCGCAGTTCACTGCGAGACATCGCCGAACTGATGCAGGACAGCCCGGCCCTGGCCTTGAGCGTGATTCGCGAAGCCAACCGCCACACCCATGGCAGCATGACCGAGCCCGCTGAAAACCTTGAAGTGGCGATCAATCGTCTCGGCTTGAAACGCACCGAAGAATTGCTCGAGCGCCTGCCCGCCGAATCCGAATCGCAAATTCCTGTCGCCTTGCGCCAGCTTCAACTGATCAGCCAGCACGCCACCCAACAGGCCAATGGTTTTTTTGCCGGTCGCCTGGCGCGGTTGTGGCAGGACATCCACTGGGGCAGCCTGTTGTTTCTTTCGCCGCTGTGGCCCATGGCGTTGACCCATCCACAATTGCTTGAAGAATGGGAGCTGCGGGTCATCCATCAAGGTGAGTCGGCGCGCAAAGTCGAAAAGCAATTGTTCGGTGTACGCCTGCTGGAAATCTGTCTGGCGCTGGTGGACACCTGGCGTTTGCCGATCTGGGTGCAGCAGGGTTATCGGCTGCTGCGCAGCGAACAACGCGAACTGGTGAAAGTCCTGCGCATCGCTCGCGATAGCGATCACCCATTGCGCCAACAGAACCGCCTCGATGACGACCCTACGTTACGACGCTGGCTCAATCAGCCAGCCAATACCGTGCTGCTGGCCAATGGTCTGGCGTTGTCGGCACAACAGGCCTGGGACAGTCCCCACTGTGAACGCTGGCAGTACCTGGCCAGCCTTTACTTGCAAATGCCGATGGATGAGGTGCAACAACAATTGCACCAACAGGCCGCTAACAGCGCCCGCCACCACGCCATGCCAGACCTCTGGCACCCGGCCGAAGCGCTGATCTGGCCTTCGGGCATGAACCGTGTGCACGCTGGTTTGCTGCCGGCCCCGGCACCCACCGCCGAAGACCTGGCGAAGTGGCGTAAACAATGCGCCGAACTGCTGGTGGAGCCGAGCCGTTTTACCAATGCCATGCACTTGACCACATCGGCCCGAGACGCCTTGGTGGCGTGTGGCATGCGGCGGGTGATGATTCTGATGGCCGACCGCACGCACGCCAATCTGCGCGTGCATCAGACTGCCGGGCTACCAAAAGAAGTCGCCGGCCTGAACCTGGTGGTCAACCAAAGCACCGTGCTGCAGCGCCTGCTCGCGCAACAGGCCCAGGTGCGCCAGACGCCAGCCAACAACGCACAATTCTCGGCCCTGTTGCCGGCCAGCCTGCGCAAACAGTTCAGCGGTGAGCACTTGCTGCTGCGCTCCCTGGTCAACAACGGTCGGGTGATCATGATCGTGGTGGCGGATCAGGGTGGCGGGCCGTTCTCGGAAATTACCGTGCAAGCATTCGGCAAAACCGCACAGTGCATCGAAAAGGCCCTGCACAGCTTTAGCCACCGCTAG
- a CDS encoding rhodanese-like domain-containing protein codes for MSDFSGLALVIEPSDLLPRLDSRELILVDLTSSARYAAGHIPGARFVDPKRTQLGQAPAPGLLPTQAALEALFGELGHNPDAVYVVYDDEGGGWAGRFIWLLDVIGHSKYHYIDGGLPAWLAEGLPMSIQIPPAVGDPIALTLHDEPIATREYLQSRLGATDLAIWDARGPLEYSGEKVLAAKGGHIPGAVNFEWTAGMDQARNLRIRTDMPKILEQLGITKDKEVITHCQTHHRSGFTYLVAKSLGYPRVKGYAGSWGEWGNHPDTPVEI; via the coding sequence ATGTCTGACTTCTCTGGCTTGGCGCTGGTGATCGAGCCGAGCGACCTGCTCCCGCGTCTCGACTCCCGCGAACTGATTCTGGTGGACCTGACCAGCAGCGCCCGCTATGCCGCAGGGCATATCCCCGGAGCACGCTTTGTCGATCCAAAACGTACTCAACTGGGTCAGGCGCCTGCGCCAGGCCTGCTGCCGACCCAAGCCGCGCTTGAAGCATTATTCGGCGAACTGGGCCACAACCCCGATGCGGTCTACGTCGTCTATGACGACGAAGGCGGCGGTTGGGCCGGGCGCTTTATCTGGCTGCTGGATGTCATCGGCCACAGCAAGTATCACTATATCGATGGCGGCCTGCCAGCCTGGCTGGCAGAAGGCTTGCCCATGTCGATCCAGATCCCGCCAGCGGTCGGCGACCCGATCGCCCTGACCCTGCACGACGAACCCATCGCCACCCGCGAATACCTGCAAAGCCGTCTCGGTGCCACCGACCTGGCAATCTGGGACGCACGCGGGCCGCTGGAATACTCCGGCGAAAAAGTCCTGGCGGCCAAGGGCGGGCACATTCCCGGCGCGGTCAATTTCGAGTGGACAGCCGGCATGGATCAGGCGCGCAACCTGCGCATCCGCACCGACATGCCGAAAATCCTGGAACAACTCGGTATCACCAAAGACAAAGAAGTCATTACCCACTGCCAGACTCACCATCGTTCTGGCTTCACGTATCTAGTAGCCAAGTCGCTCGGTTATCCGCGAGTCAAAGGTTACGCCGGCTCCTGGGGCGAATGGGGCAACCATCCCGACACGCCCGTAGAGATTTAA
- the motB gene encoding flagellar motor protein MotB — MENNQPIIIKRVKRIAGGHHGGAWKIAFADFATAMMAFFLVLWLLSTATPEQKIAIAGYFKDPVGFSESGTPYIIDLGGTPTLAPESTLNPEVKSQPQPDKVTIDSEQVEGMAEQVEKERLELLLQELQNKVEENPQLQKFKDQILFEITQDGLRIQIVDAENRPMFDSGSARLKPYFEDILLAMADTIKAVPNKISISGHTDAKPYSGTGDFGNWELSANRANAARRALIAGSYPDSQVARVVGYASSALFDRENPFNPVNRRIDIVVLTKKAQRAIEGSQGAEPAPVPTQGQGGPGEVPAPPVDPNALPADKEPLPAHELRERLNLFDAPAPKPGEPPKQ, encoded by the coding sequence ATGGAAAATAACCAGCCGATAATCATCAAGCGCGTCAAGCGCATCGCCGGCGGGCATCACGGGGGGGCTTGGAAAATCGCCTTCGCGGACTTCGCGACGGCGATGATGGCGTTCTTCCTGGTGCTGTGGCTGTTGTCCACGGCAACGCCGGAACAGAAGATCGCCATTGCCGGTTACTTCAAGGATCCGGTCGGGTTTTCCGAAAGCGGCACGCCGTACATCATCGATCTGGGCGGCACGCCGACCCTGGCGCCGGAGAGCACCCTCAACCCCGAGGTGAAATCCCAGCCTCAGCCAGACAAGGTGACGATCGACTCCGAACAGGTCGAAGGCATGGCCGAGCAGGTCGAGAAAGAGCGCCTGGAATTGCTGCTGCAAGAGTTGCAGAACAAGGTCGAAGAAAACCCGCAGTTGCAGAAGTTCAAGGACCAGATCCTCTTCGAGATCACTCAGGACGGTTTGCGCATCCAGATCGTGGACGCCGAAAACCGCCCGATGTTCGACTCCGGCAGTGCGCGTCTGAAGCCGTATTTCGAAGACATCCTGCTGGCCATGGCTGACACCATCAAAGCGGTGCCGAACAAGATCAGCATCAGCGGCCACACCGATGCCAAGCCGTACTCGGGCACCGGCGATTTCGGTAACTGGGAACTCTCGGCCAACCGCGCCAACGCGGCTCGCCGTGCATTGATCGCCGGCAGCTATCCGGACTCTCAAGTAGCGCGAGTCGTGGGCTACGCCTCGTCCGCGTTGTTCGACCGGGAAAACCCGTTCAACCCGGTCAACCGCCGAATCGACATCGTCGTGCTGACCAAGAAAGCCCAGCGTGCCATCGAAGGTTCGCAAGGTGCCGAACCCGCGCCAGTGCCGACGCAAGGGCAGGGTGGCCCAGGCGAAGTGCCTGCGCCGCCAGTCGATCCGAACGCATTGCCGGCGGATAAAGAACCGCTGCCGGCTCATGAGCTTCGGGAACGTTTGAATCTGTTTGATGCTCCTGCGCCGAAACCGGGTGAGCCGCCCAAGCAGTGA
- the motA gene encoding flagellar motor stator protein MotA has translation MAKIIGIIVVFASVLGGYVLSHGKIAALIQPFEVMIIGGAALGAFLQANPGYMTMHVLKKSLGMFNSRFNHTFYLEVLGLIYEILNKSRREGMMAIEGDIEDAAASPIFAKYPAVLKDERMTAFICDYLRIMSSGNMAPHELEGLFDMELYSLKEDLEHPAHAVNGIADAMPGFGIVAAVLGIVVTMASLGEGDQKSIGLHVGAALVGTFFGILAAYGFFGPLATSLGHDAKEELNVYEAIKASLVASASGMPPSLAVEFGRKVLYPAHRPSFAELEQAVRGR, from the coding sequence ATGGCTAAAATTATCGGCATCATCGTCGTATTCGCGAGCGTGCTCGGCGGATACGTGCTTTCCCACGGCAAGATTGCCGCTCTTATCCAGCCTTTCGAGGTGATGATTATCGGGGGGGCGGCCCTTGGCGCATTTCTGCAGGCCAACCCTGGTTACATGACGATGCATGTGCTCAAGAAGTCCTTGGGCATGTTCAATTCGCGTTTCAACCACACCTTCTACCTGGAAGTGCTGGGCCTGATTTACGAGATCCTCAACAAGAGCCGCCGCGAAGGTATGATGGCGATCGAAGGCGACATCGAAGATGCCGCCGCGAGCCCGATCTTCGCCAAGTACCCGGCGGTGCTCAAAGACGAACGCATGACCGCGTTCATCTGCGATTACCTGCGCATCATGTCCTCCGGCAACATGGCTCCCCATGAGCTGGAAGGCCTGTTCGACATGGAACTCTACAGCCTCAAAGAAGACCTGGAACACCCTGCCCACGCGGTGAACGGCATTGCCGACGCCATGCCCGGTTTCGGTATCGTTGCGGCGGTACTGGGTATCGTGGTGACCATGGCTTCCCTGGGTGAAGGCGATCAGAAATCCATCGGCCTGCACGTGGGTGCGGCCCTCGTCGGTACCTTCTTCGGTATTCTCGCAGCGTACGGCTTCTTCGGCCCATTGGCCACGTCCCTGGGCCACGATGCCAAGGAAGAACTGAACGTCTACGAAGCCATCAAGGCTTCGCTGGTCGCTTCGGCGTCCGGGATGCCGCCGTCGCTGGCGGTGGAGTTCGGTCGCAAGGTTCTGTACCCGGCGCACCGTCCTAGCTTCGCTGAGCTGGAACAAGCGGTTCGCGGTCGCTAA
- the ltrA gene encoding group II intron reverse transcriptase/maturase yields the protein MPPVGVKVSLNTEMQKVLQEKTVTPSPGQYPRMTADSAQVSAASVTWTNAEPDTLMERVLAPVNLRRAYQRVVSNKGAPGADGMTVDDLADYVKQYWPTLKVRLLAGEYHPQGVRAVDIPKPKGGTRQLGIPSVVDRLIQQALLQQLTPIFDPLFSDYSYGFRRGRSAHQAIETARGHVAAGHRWCVELDLEKFFDRVNHDVLMAYVARQIEDKRVLTLIRRYLEAGTMSGGLVSRRQEGTPQGGPLSPLLSNILLNELDRELERRGHRFVRYADDANIYVRSQRAGTRVMAGVERFLNQRLKLTLNREKSHVARPWVCDYLGYGMSWHQQPRLRVATMSLGRLRDRLRDLLRGARGHKMANVIERINPVLRGWAGYFKLSQSKRPLEEIDGWVRRKLRCVVWRQWKRPSTRARNLMRLGLSEARACKSAFNGRGPWWSSGASHMNQALPKKLWDQLGLVSVLDTINRLSRIA from the coding sequence ATGCCGCCAGTAGGCGTCAAAGTCTCGTTGAATACCGAAATGCAGAAAGTTCTCCAAGAGAAGACTGTTACTCCGAGTCCCGGACAGTATCCGAGGATGACGGCTGACAGCGCACAGGTATCGGCGGCGTCTGTGACGTGGACGAACGCGGAGCCGGACACGCTGATGGAGCGGGTGCTTGCACCGGTCAACCTTAGGCGTGCGTATCAACGTGTGGTCAGCAACAAGGGCGCACCGGGTGCCGATGGCATGACGGTCGACGACTTGGCGGACTACGTGAAACAGTATTGGCCGACCCTCAAGGTGAGGTTGCTGGCCGGCGAGTATCACCCGCAGGGTGTACGCGCCGTTGACATCCCCAAACCCAAAGGTGGAACACGGCAACTGGGTATTCCCAGCGTCGTGGATCGCTTGATCCAACAGGCACTGCTGCAACAGCTCACGCCAATCTTCGATCCTCTGTTCTCGGACTACAGCTACGGCTTTCGTCGGGGTAGAAGCGCTCACCAAGCCATCGAAACCGCTCGCGGCCACGTGGCAGCGGGTCACCGCTGGTGCGTGGAACTTGATCTCGAGAAGTTCTTTGATCGGGTCAACCACGATGTCCTGATGGCCTACGTGGCGCGTCAAATCGAAGACAAGCGTGTGCTCACGCTGATCCGTCGTTACCTCGAAGCGGGAACGATGTCGGGCGGACTCGTCAGCCGACGGCAGGAAGGGACGCCGCAAGGCGGCCCGCTCTCGCCGTTGCTGTCGAACATCCTGCTCAACGAACTCGACCGCGAACTTGAACGGCGAGGCCATCGCTTCGTGCGTTATGCCGACGACGCGAACATCTATGTGCGCAGCCAGCGAGCTGGCACACGGGTGATGGCCGGTGTTGAGCGTTTCCTGAATCAGCGCCTGAAACTGACGCTGAACCGGGAAAAGAGCCACGTAGCACGGCCTTGGGTCTGCGACTATCTGGGTTATGGGATGAGCTGGCATCAGCAACCGAGGCTGAGAGTGGCGACGATGAGTCTGGGTCGCTTGCGCGACCGGTTAAGAGACCTGCTGCGCGGGGCGCGGGGCCACAAGATGGCGAATGTCATCGAACGGATAAACCCTGTACTGCGCGGGTGGGCAGGCTACTTCAAGCTCAGTCAGAGCAAACGGCCACTTGAGGAAATTGACGGCTGGGTGCGGCGCAAACTTCGCTGCGTCGTCTGGCGTCAATGGAAGCGGCCCTCAACGAGGGCACGTAACTTGATGCGCCTGGGGCTTAGCGAAGCTCGCGCCTGCAAATCAGCCTTCAATGGCCGAGGCCCATGGTGGAGCTCGGGAGCATCTCATATGAATCAGGCGCTGCCGAAGAAGCTATGGGATCAACTTGGGTTGGTCTCGGTACTGGATACGATAAACCGGCTTAGCCGCATAGCTTGA
- a CDS encoding molecular chaperone: MNETNPVLLLRAPIPTQSRLTFCEATPRDLKRWIANLPKANIGETARQLYQGLSELNQLLTPSDNRLQLLELLRPEVYYVCKHLERHFLHQAIVLDERSRKIANLCQALQSHLAIGYKQIVIHIAPRFSKDRAPLLTQALQRAIHCLNGALIRATQLYCPAPENLWLELHQLYRIGCQFQLQNLGVRDELASQTQSLSIEQTYVVALLLGASRCNQLRQNQIARLAEVLEPWSQRIKLQPAKPDNGLFAIAPDLDTGPSYRSKFLAEQQERLLGIDPQPLVAAIEIHLQQPADKVLPLPVPAGLSLDTLQHLHAAWGQAAERSFQRTVGHGTLTLCVGMSALHFYLGGQRSFNDILKKPGARPAQFSATDPTGRAEDQWRHAFDAAPHGTADTLLPYEEIEYPHLQNDDSHEASDRQQHFPTHVLPVINHSPGGYCLAWPGAVPAELQAGEMVGIEDAAGQGWSIAVVRWIRQVRGGGTQMGIEQVAPCAEPCGLQLIRSGDEHSQYLRGLSLPAISAIDLPATLLTPRLPFQEGNKVLININGEEHPAELERQVASTNSFNQFAYRSLETARNENAARSGGIGVAEEFDSLWKSL, translated from the coding sequence ATGAATGAGACCAATCCTGTCCTGCTGCTACGCGCACCGATCCCGACGCAGTCGCGTCTGACTTTCTGCGAAGCCACGCCTCGCGACCTCAAGCGCTGGATCGCCAACCTGCCCAAAGCCAACATCGGCGAAACCGCTCGCCAGTTGTATCAAGGCTTGAGCGAACTCAACCAACTCCTTACACCCAGCGACAATCGCCTGCAGTTACTCGAACTGCTGCGGCCCGAGGTGTATTACGTCTGCAAGCACCTGGAGCGGCATTTCCTGCATCAGGCGATTGTGCTCGACGAGCGCTCGCGCAAGATCGCCAACCTTTGCCAGGCGCTGCAGAGCCACTTGGCGATCGGCTACAAGCAAATCGTCATCCACATTGCACCGCGCTTCAGCAAGGACCGTGCGCCGCTGCTGACCCAGGCTTTGCAACGGGCAATCCATTGCCTGAACGGCGCATTGATCCGCGCCACTCAACTCTATTGTCCGGCGCCCGAAAATCTGTGGCTCGAGTTACATCAGCTGTACCGGATTGGCTGTCAGTTCCAACTGCAAAATCTGGGCGTGCGCGATGAACTGGCCAGCCAGACACAAAGCCTGAGCATCGAGCAAACCTACGTCGTCGCCCTCCTCCTGGGTGCTTCACGCTGCAATCAACTGCGCCAGAACCAGATCGCCCGGCTCGCCGAGGTGCTCGAACCCTGGAGCCAGAGGATCAAGCTGCAACCGGCCAAACCGGACAACGGGCTGTTTGCCATCGCCCCGGATCTCGACACCGGGCCGAGTTACCGCTCCAAATTCCTCGCCGAACAACAGGAACGCTTGCTGGGGATTGACCCGCAACCTCTGGTCGCGGCCATCGAAATCCATCTGCAACAGCCGGCTGACAAGGTATTGCCGCTACCCGTTCCGGCGGGTCTGAGCCTGGACACGCTGCAACACCTGCATGCCGCCTGGGGCCAGGCCGCCGAGCGCAGTTTCCAGCGCACCGTCGGCCACGGCACGTTGACCCTGTGCGTGGGCATGAGCGCATTGCATTTTTATCTCGGCGGGCAACGCTCGTTCAACGACATATTGAAAAAACCCGGCGCCCGCCCGGCGCAGTTCTCGGCGACCGACCCGACAGGTCGCGCCGAAGACCAATGGCGCCACGCCTTCGACGCCGCTCCTCATGGCACCGCGGATACGCTGCTGCCCTACGAAGAGATCGAATACCCGCACCTTCAGAACGATGACAGCCACGAGGCATCCGATCGCCAGCAGCACTTCCCGACCCATGTGCTGCCGGTGATCAATCACAGCCCTGGCGGCTATTGCCTGGCCTGGCCCGGCGCCGTGCCCGCCGAGCTACAGGCTGGCGAAATGGTCGGCATCGAGGATGCTGCCGGTCAAGGCTGGAGCATTGCAGTGGTGCGCTGGATCCGCCAGGTGCGGGGCGGCGGCACGCAGATGGGTATCGAGCAAGTCGCGCCTTGTGCCGAACCCTGCGGCCTGCAACTGATACGCTCCGGCGACGAGCACAGCCAGTACTTGCGCGGACTGTCGCTGCCCGCCATCAGCGCCATCGACCTGCCGGCCACCCTGCTCACCCCGCGCCTGCCGTTCCAGGAAGGCAACAAGGTGCTGATCAATATCAACGGCGAGGAACACCCGGCCGAGCTGGAGCGTCAGGTGGCGAGCACCAACAGCTTTAATCAGTTTGCCTACCGTTCGCTTGAGACAGCCAGAAACGAAAACGCCGCGAGGAGCGGTGGAATCGGGGTAGCGGAAGAATTTGATTCGTTGTGGAAGTCGCTTTGA
- the asd gene encoding archaetidylserine decarboxylase (Phosphatidylserine decarboxylase is synthesized as a single chain precursor. Generation of the pyruvoyl active site from a Ser is coupled to cleavage of a Gly-Ser bond between the larger (beta) and smaller (alpha chains). It is an integral membrane protein.): MNKRLFILSQYLLPHHLLSRLAGCIAECRVRWFKNALTAWFAKRYQVDMSQALVEDLTAYEHFNAFFTRALKDGARPLDQTPGAILSPADGAVSQLGPIEHGRVFQAKGHSFSVLELLGGDAANAAPFMGGDFATIYLSPKDYHRVHMPLAGTLREMVYIPGRIFSVNQTTAENVPELFARNERVACIFDTERGPMAVVLVGAMIVASIETVWAGLVTPPKRELKTFRYDEAARAPIHLEKGAELGRFKLGSTAVVLFGPDQVKWAEGLGALSPVQMGQGIGLPTA; encoded by the coding sequence ATGAATAAGCGTTTGTTTATCCTCAGCCAATACCTGCTGCCCCACCACTTGCTCTCGCGACTGGCCGGCTGCATTGCCGAATGCCGCGTGCGCTGGTTCAAGAACGCCTTAACCGCCTGGTTCGCCAAGCGTTATCAAGTGGACATGTCCCAGGCGCTGGTCGAAGACCTGACGGCTTACGAGCACTTCAATGCGTTCTTCACCCGTGCCTTGAAAGATGGCGCTCGCCCGCTGGACCAAACCCCAGGCGCGATCCTCAGCCCGGCCGACGGAGCCGTCAGCCAGCTCGGCCCGATCGAACACGGTCGCGTTTTCCAGGCCAAGGGCCACAGCTTCAGCGTGCTGGAACTGCTCGGTGGTGACGCAGCCAACGCAGCGCCATTCATGGGCGGTGATTTCGCCACCATTTACCTGTCGCCCAAGGATTACCACCGCGTGCACATGCCGCTGGCCGGCACTCTGCGCGAAATGGTCTACATTCCTGGCCGTATCTTCTCGGTCAACCAGACCACCGCTGAAAACGTACCGGAACTGTTCGCTCGCAACGAGCGTGTGGCGTGCATTTTCGATACCGAGCGCGGGCCGATGGCCGTGGTGCTGGTGGGCGCGATGATTGTGGCGTCGATCGAAACGGTCTGGGCCGGCTTGGTGACACCGCCCAAGCGCGAGCTGAAAACCTTCCGTTACGACGAAGCCGCCCGTGCGCCGATCCATCTGGAGAAAGGCGCGGAACTGGGTCGCTTCAAGCTCGGCTCTACAGCGGTCGTGCTGTTTGGGCCGGATCAAGTGAAATGGGCTGAAGGGCTGGGCGCTCTTTCGCCAGTGCAGATGGGCCAGGGCATCGGTTTGCCGACTGCCTGA
- a CDS encoding caspase domain-containing protein, whose translation MRKGLFIGINNYSHVSQLSGCNNDAMAMASVLKTDANGDPNFKNLVLTSAEDYLSREKLEGHIQELFSGDCSVALLYFAGHGNFDVDTDEGMLIPQDYKSAKDGIRISDILNWATKAVKIKNKVIILDCCQAGSAGEVRALRSESSMVCEGMTILTACKKEEPAMEGANHGVFTGLLLQALHGGAANILGKITPGSLYSFVDNALDAWEQRPVFKTNVSQFISLREVSPLIPKEILRKLPDWFEEAESMFALDPSYEPTEATFDPVHGEVFAQLQKCNRHSLVEPVDAEHMYYAAIHSTGCRLTALGAYYRELAIKGHF comes from the coding sequence ATGCGCAAGGGACTGTTCATCGGCATTAATAACTACAGCCATGTTTCACAACTGAGTGGTTGCAACAACGACGCGATGGCCATGGCTTCGGTGCTGAAAACCGACGCCAATGGCGATCCGAATTTCAAGAACCTGGTCCTGACCTCCGCCGAAGATTATCTGAGCCGTGAAAAGCTCGAAGGGCATATCCAGGAATTGTTTTCAGGCGATTGCAGCGTTGCACTGCTGTACTTCGCCGGTCACGGCAACTTCGACGTCGATACGGACGAAGGCATGCTGATCCCCCAGGACTACAAATCCGCCAAGGATGGAATTCGCATCAGCGACATCCTGAATTGGGCGACCAAAGCCGTAAAAATCAAAAACAAAGTGATTATTCTCGACTGCTGCCAGGCAGGCTCGGCGGGCGAAGTGCGGGCGCTACGCAGCGAAAGCAGCATGGTGTGCGAAGGCATGACCATCCTCACCGCGTGCAAAAAGGAAGAACCGGCAATGGAGGGCGCCAACCATGGGGTCTTCACGGGGCTGTTACTGCAAGCCCTGCACGGCGGCGCCGCGAACATATTGGGAAAGATTACCCCTGGCAGCCTCTATTCATTCGTCGACAACGCTCTCGACGCGTGGGAACAGCGCCCGGTGTTCAAGACCAATGTGTCGCAGTTCATTTCATTGCGAGAGGTCTCACCGCTGATCCCCAAAGAGATTCTGCGCAAACTGCCCGATTGGTTCGAAGAGGCGGAGTCAATGTTTGCCCTCGACCCCAGCTACGAACCTACCGAAGCCACGTTCGACCCGGTGCACGGCGAAGTCTTCGCCCAACTGCAAAAGTGCAATCGCCACAGCCTGGTCGAACCGGTGGACGCCGAACACATGTACTACGCCGCCATCCATTCCACCGGTTGCCGCCTCACAGCGCTCGGCGCCTATTACCGCGAACTCGCGATCAAGGGACATTTCTGA
- a CDS encoding TIR domain-containing protein — MQTYHLFISHSWNYSDAHDNLVRLLNAKPGFTFKNFSVPPDNPIIGAKTDKQLEEAIENKIRLCSAVLIMAGMYSTYSKWINKEIEIARRMNKVIIAIKPFGAERISTVVRRAAHAECAWNTNSIISAIRTHAAG; from the coding sequence ATGCAAACCTATCATTTGTTCATCAGCCACTCGTGGAACTACTCAGACGCCCACGACAATCTGGTCCGCCTGCTCAATGCGAAACCCGGCTTCACGTTCAAGAATTTTTCTGTGCCGCCGGACAACCCGATCATCGGCGCGAAAACCGACAAACAACTTGAAGAAGCCATCGAAAACAAGATTCGGCTCTGCTCGGCAGTGCTGATCATGGCGGGGATGTATTCGACCTACAGCAAGTGGATCAACAAGGAAATCGAGATCGCCAGGCGCATGAACAAGGTGATCATCGCGATCAAGCCGTTTGGTGCGGAGCGGATTTCCACGGTGGTACGCCGGGCGGCGCACGCGGAGTGTGCGTGGAACACCAACAGCATCATCAGCGCCATTCGTACTCACGCGGCGGGCTGA
- a CDS encoding toll/interleukin-1 receptor domain-containing protein, which yields MPVFISYRHSDRPHAIAINSRLKQANIKTYLDVLDPESQTTDDITGVITRNITECTHLLAVVSERTAHSWWVPFEIGEATISNRRICSYQIGPSALPLYLDKWPKLSGDTDINFFIDAYREEVITKRSTGLESISESVRGIYKGNADLFHDQLKNRIRRGF from the coding sequence ATGCCTGTGTTTATCAGCTACCGCCATAGCGATCGGCCCCACGCCATCGCCATCAACTCCCGTCTGAAGCAGGCAAACATCAAAACTTACCTGGATGTGCTGGATCCGGAGTCCCAGACAACCGACGACATCACTGGAGTGATCACCCGCAACATCACAGAATGCACACACTTACTCGCAGTCGTTTCTGAGAGGACCGCACATTCCTGGTGGGTGCCGTTCGAAATCGGCGAAGCGACCATCAGCAACCGACGGATTTGCTCGTACCAGATTGGCCCCAGCGCTTTACCGTTGTACCTCGACAAATGGCCAAAACTGAGTGGCGATACGGACATCAATTTTTTCATTGATGCTTATCGTGAGGAGGTGATAACCAAACGCTCGACAGGACTGGAATCGATCAGTGAGTCGGTTCGCGGAATCTACAAAGGTAATGCAGACCTGTTCCACGACCAACTCAAGAACCGCATCCGACGCGGTTTCTGA